A stretch of the Mycolicibacterium celeriflavum genome encodes the following:
- the lpqB gene encoding MtrAB system accessory lipoprotein LpqB encodes MRRLLAVVWLLAVVLAGCAGVPSSSSPQAIGTVDRPAPPSLPKPTPGMDPDVLLREFLKATADPSNRHLAARQFLTESASRTWDDAGSAILIDNVVFVETRGPERVSVNMRADILGSLSDMGVFETGEGALPDPGPIELVKTPDGWRIDKLPNGVFLDWQQFQATYKRNTLYFVDPTGGTVVPDPRYVAVSDPDQLATELVSKLIAGPRPEMAKTVRNLLEPPLKLRGPVTRADGGKTGVGRGYGGARIDLENLSTTDPHSRQLLAAQLIWTLSRAGINGPYVINADSVPLDERFADGWETSDVAATDPGAASGVAAGLHALVGGSLVALDGQRAPRVPGPFGQMPNQTSAAVSRTGQEVASIVTLRPGAPDMASSMWVGALGGNASQVLEARELSRPSWSLDNAVWVVIDGNNVVRVIQDASGQPARIPVDSTLVSTKFPGPITELQLSRDGTRAAMVIDGRVILAGVEQTPGGGYALTYPRRLGFGLRDTVVSLSWRTGDDIVVSRTDPQHPVSYVNLDGVNSDGPSRNLLMPVTTVAANPSTVYVADARGIMQLSGSVAEEDPAWAEVRPLMVAGAEPVLPG; translated from the coding sequence GTGAGGCGGCTGCTGGCCGTCGTGTGGCTGCTTGCGGTGGTACTTGCGGGCTGCGCGGGCGTGCCGAGTTCGTCGTCGCCGCAGGCCATCGGCACGGTCGACCGGCCTGCCCCGCCCAGCCTGCCCAAACCGACGCCGGGCATGGACCCCGATGTGCTGCTGCGCGAATTCCTCAAAGCCACGGCCGACCCCTCGAACCGGCACCTGGCGGCACGCCAGTTCCTCACCGAATCTGCCTCTCGTACCTGGGACGACGCGGGCAGCGCGATTCTGATCGACAACGTGGTGTTCGTCGAAACCCGTGGCCCCGAACGGGTTTCGGTGAACATGCGCGCCGATATCCTGGGGTCGCTGTCGGACATGGGGGTTTTCGAGACGGGAGAGGGCGCGCTGCCCGATCCTGGGCCGATCGAGTTGGTGAAGACCCCGGACGGCTGGCGCATCGACAAGTTGCCCAACGGCGTTTTCCTTGACTGGCAACAGTTTCAAGCGACCTACAAGCGCAATACCTTGTACTTCGTCGACCCGACGGGCGGCACCGTGGTGCCCGACCCTCGCTATGTCGCGGTGTCCGATCCCGACCAGTTGGCCACCGAACTGGTGAGCAAGCTGATCGCCGGCCCGCGTCCGGAGATGGCCAAGACGGTCCGTAACCTCCTCGAGCCACCGCTCAAACTTCGCGGTCCGGTGACCCGCGCCGACGGCGGTAAGACGGGTGTCGGACGCGGATACGGCGGGGCGAGAATCGATCTGGAAAATCTGTCCACCACCGACCCGCACAGCAGGCAACTGCTTGCTGCGCAGCTGATCTGGACACTGTCACGCGCAGGTATCAACGGACCGTACGTGATCAACGCCGACAGCGTGCCCCTCGACGAGCGGTTCGCCGACGGGTGGGAGACGTCCGACGTGGCGGCCACCGACCCGGGGGCGGCCTCCGGCGTCGCGGCGGGTCTGCACGCGCTGGTGGGCGGCTCGCTCGTCGCCCTCGACGGTCAGCGGGCGCCCCGGGTTCCCGGGCCGTTCGGGCAGATGCCGAACCAGACCTCGGCGGCGGTGTCGCGCACCGGGCAGGAGGTCGCGTCGATCGTGACGTTGCGGCCCGGCGCACCCGACATGGCGTCGTCGATGTGGGTGGGTGCGCTCGGCGGGAACGCCTCACAGGTACTCGAGGCGAGAGAGCTGTCGCGTCCGAGCTGGTCCCTCGACAACGCGGTGTGGGTGGTGATCGACGGCAACAACGTAGTGCGCGTCATCCAGGACGCCTCGGGTCAGCCGGCGCGCATCCCGGTCGACTCCACCCTGGTGTCGACCAAGTTTCCCGGTCCGATCACCGAATTGCAGCTCTCGCGCGACGGCACCCGCGCCGCGATGGTCATCGACGGTCGGGTGATCCTGGCCGGTGTCGAGCAGACGCCGGGCGGTGGCTACGCGCTGACCTATCCGCGACGGCTCGGCTTCGGCCTACGCGACACTGTGGTTTCGCTGTCGTGGCGCACGGGCGACGACATCGTGGTGAGCCGGACCGATCCCCAGCATCCGGTGTCCTACGTCAACCTCGACGGCGTCAACTCCGACGGGCCGAGCCGCAACCTGCTGATGCCGGTCACCACCGTGGCGGCCAACCCGTCGACCGTGTACGTGGCCGATGCGCGCGGGATCATGCAACTGTCCGGGTCGGTGGCCGAGGAGGACCCGGCGTGGGCCGAGGTGCGCCCGCTGATGGTGGCGGGCGCCGAACCCGTGCTGCCCGGCTGA
- a CDS encoding MMPL/RND family transporter, with the protein MAERLAHLTSRYAVWVVVVWVVAAGAANLAVPQLERVVESHSRSFMPAQAPSSVAAMQGATLLGEKPSNNLNYVVLEGDQPLGDDDKEFYHRLVTNLRADDEHVYAVTDLWSDPATAAGAQSEDGHAVTVMTRLSGMLGTSRAADAVDALRDIVMRLDPPDGLGVYVTGPGATIADEFRAIDRQMLGITAATVALILLLLLIVYRSPVGAAIPLISVGLALAVARPIVAALGDAGLAEVSLFSVALLAAMMLGAGTDYAIFLIGRYHEGRRRGDPSAASLLHACRGVAPVIVGSALTIAAALTSLSFAEIGMFRSTGIPCAVGVLVAMLASMSLTPALIALAGRRGRLEPRPSTGARRWRRIGVHVARWPAPILTASAVLIVVSAIPVAGLRIGWNEPAATPADTESNQGYAAADRHFGANHLLATVVNVAAPHDIRNPAGLIAVERITRQIMEIPGVRMVQSASRPAGTVPDEATLSWQAGIIGEQFAATIDGFTERLGGIAALDNALGSMTTAVDQLSQGLQGSAAGLSQMGSAAADMRAGMAGLETNVTAVSGYLDPLRGFVSSTPNCPANPICSVVARVVQPADDVIRSSAQLSSGATKLTDGSTDATEALAALPPAVDTMSAQLRQARAATADLASLTTSLGPQLHQVTDYLQEIATAFRDSAAGGFYMPQRALADPSLRAALDRLMSDDGRATYLLVYGDGHEWGGEGAHRASQIETAVREATKEGTLKPTAVHITGVGPATADLQRLVAGDTTMLMAVTLALIFGIVALLLRSPVAGIVVVGTVAVSYAAALGASVVIWQHLLHHDLHWAVAPISFIALVAVGADYNLLLAMRIREETHAGLGTGIVRAFGATGGVVTAAGIVFGITMFALAGSSVLSIAQIGVTIGVGLLLDTLIVRTFVLPSLVALLGRWFWWPTVRLVNPRPSPISAGGS; encoded by the coding sequence GTGGCGGAGCGGCTGGCACATCTCACGAGCCGCTACGCCGTCTGGGTCGTCGTGGTCTGGGTCGTCGCCGCCGGTGCCGCCAACCTCGCGGTGCCGCAGCTGGAACGCGTGGTGGAATCACACTCCCGCTCCTTCATGCCCGCTCAGGCGCCCAGTTCCGTCGCAGCAATGCAAGGCGCCACGCTGCTCGGTGAGAAACCCAGCAACAACCTCAATTACGTTGTCCTCGAAGGTGACCAACCCCTTGGCGACGACGACAAAGAGTTCTACCACCGGCTCGTCACCAACCTGCGCGCCGACGACGAGCATGTGTACGCGGTGACCGACCTGTGGTCCGACCCGGCGACTGCCGCCGGAGCCCAGAGCGAGGACGGCCATGCAGTCACGGTCATGACGCGGCTTTCGGGCATGCTCGGGACCTCTCGAGCGGCCGACGCTGTAGACGCACTGCGCGACATCGTGATGCGACTTGACCCGCCGGACGGGTTGGGTGTCTACGTCACCGGGCCTGGGGCCACGATCGCCGACGAGTTCCGCGCGATCGACCGGCAGATGCTGGGTATCACGGCCGCGACCGTCGCGCTGATTCTGCTTCTCCTGCTGATCGTCTACCGATCACCGGTCGGCGCCGCGATCCCGCTGATATCGGTCGGCCTCGCGCTCGCGGTGGCACGACCGATCGTGGCCGCACTCGGCGACGCCGGACTCGCCGAGGTGTCGCTGTTCTCCGTCGCGTTGCTGGCCGCGATGATGCTGGGCGCGGGCACCGACTACGCGATCTTTCTGATCGGGCGCTATCACGAGGGCAGGCGGCGCGGCGACCCATCGGCGGCCTCACTGCTGCACGCCTGCCGGGGCGTCGCGCCCGTCATCGTCGGATCAGCTCTGACCATCGCGGCGGCGCTGACGAGTCTGAGTTTCGCGGAGATCGGGATGTTCCGGAGCACCGGAATCCCCTGTGCGGTCGGCGTTCTGGTGGCCATGCTGGCATCGATGTCGCTGACCCCGGCACTGATCGCGCTCGCGGGCCGCCGCGGCCGGCTGGAACCCCGCCCCTCAACGGGTGCACGCCGGTGGCGGCGGATCGGTGTGCACGTGGCACGTTGGCCCGCTCCGATCCTGACCGCCAGCGCCGTACTGATCGTCGTCTCTGCCATTCCCGTTGCCGGGCTGCGGATCGGGTGGAACGAGCCGGCGGCGACTCCGGCGGACACCGAATCGAACCAAGGCTACGCCGCCGCCGATCGCCACTTCGGGGCAAACCATCTGCTCGCCACGGTTGTCAATGTCGCCGCCCCACACGACATCCGCAATCCCGCCGGGCTGATCGCCGTCGAGAGGATCACCCGGCAGATCATGGAAATACCGGGCGTGCGGATGGTGCAGTCGGCGAGTCGCCCGGCGGGCACGGTGCCCGACGAAGCCACGCTCAGCTGGCAGGCGGGCATCATCGGCGAACAGTTCGCCGCCACGATCGATGGCTTCACCGAACGGCTGGGCGGCATCGCGGCACTCGACAATGCGCTGGGATCGATGACCACCGCGGTCGATCAGCTGTCACAAGGCCTGCAGGGCAGCGCCGCGGGGTTGAGCCAGATGGGATCGGCTGCCGCCGACATGCGGGCGGGAATGGCCGGCTTGGAGACGAATGTGACCGCGGTGTCGGGCTACCTCGACCCGCTTCGTGGTTTCGTGTCGTCGACTCCGAATTGCCCGGCCAACCCGATCTGTTCGGTTGTCGCCCGAGTGGTGCAGCCGGCTGACGACGTCATACGAAGTTCAGCTCAATTGTCGAGCGGTGCAACCAAACTCACAGACGGGTCCACCGATGCCACCGAGGCGCTGGCGGCTCTGCCGCCTGCGGTGGACACGATGAGCGCCCAGTTGCGACAGGCCCGCGCCGCCACTGCCGACCTCGCGTCCCTGACGACGTCGTTGGGCCCGCAGTTGCACCAGGTGACCGACTATCTGCAAGAGATCGCCACTGCGTTTCGGGACAGCGCAGCGGGCGGGTTCTATATGCCGCAGCGTGCGCTGGCCGATCCATCGTTGCGTGCCGCGCTGGACCGACTGATGTCCGACGACGGGCGCGCGACCTACCTTCTTGTCTACGGCGATGGGCACGAATGGGGCGGCGAAGGCGCGCACCGGGCCTCGCAGATCGAGACGGCCGTCCGGGAGGCGACGAAGGAAGGCACGCTCAAACCCACGGCGGTGCACATCACCGGCGTCGGTCCGGCGACCGCCGATCTGCAGCGACTGGTCGCCGGCGACACGACCATGCTGATGGCGGTGACGTTGGCGCTGATCTTCGGAATCGTTGCGCTGCTGTTGCGCAGCCCGGTCGCCGGCATCGTCGTGGTGGGCACCGTCGCCGTGTCGTATGCGGCGGCGCTGGGCGCCAGCGTCGTCATCTGGCAACACCTGTTGCACCACGACCTGCACTGGGCGGTGGCACCCATCTCGTTCATCGCGCTGGTTGCGGTCGGCGCCGACTACAACCTGTTGCTGGCCATGCGGATTCGCGAGGAAACGCATGCCGGGTTGGGCACCGGGATTGTGCGGGCATTCGGTGCCACAGGTGGCGTGGTGACGGCGGCGGGCATCGTCTTCGGTATCACGATGTTCGCGTTGGCGGGTAGCAGCGTGCTGAGCATCGCGCAGATCGGGGTCACCATCGGCGTGGGCCTGCTGCTTGACACGCTCATCGTGCGCACGTTCGTGCTGCCGTCGCTGGTGGCGCTGCTCGGCCGGTGGTTTTGGTGGCCGACCGTGCGATTGGTCAATCCGCGACCTTCGCCGATTTCTGCAGGAGGATCGTGA
- the mtrA gene encoding two-component system response regulator MtrA, giving the protein MDSMRQRILVVDDDPSLAEMLTIVLRGEGFDTAVIGDGTQALTAVRELRPDLVLLDLMLPGMNGIDVCRVLRADSGVPIVMLTAKTDTVDVVLGLESGADDYVMKPFKPKELVARVRARLRRNEDEPAEMLSIGDVDIDVPAHKVTRQGEQISLTPLEFDLLVALARKPRQVFTRDVLLEQVWGYRHPADTRLVNVHVQRLRAKVEKDPENPQVVLTVRGVGYKAGPP; this is encoded by the coding sequence ATGGACTCCATGAGGCAAAGGATTCTGGTTGTCGACGATGACCCTTCGCTGGCCGAGATGCTCACCATCGTGCTGCGGGGCGAAGGCTTCGACACCGCGGTCATCGGTGACGGCACCCAAGCGCTCACTGCGGTCCGCGAATTGCGGCCCGACCTGGTACTGCTGGACTTGATGCTGCCCGGCATGAACGGGATCGACGTGTGCCGGGTGCTGCGCGCCGATTCCGGTGTGCCGATCGTCATGCTGACCGCCAAGACCGACACCGTGGACGTGGTGCTGGGTCTGGAGTCCGGTGCGGACGACTACGTGATGAAGCCCTTCAAGCCCAAGGAGCTCGTGGCCCGCGTCCGCGCCCGGCTGCGGCGCAACGAGGACGAGCCCGCCGAAATGCTGTCCATCGGTGACGTCGACATCGACGTGCCGGCGCACAAGGTCACCCGGCAGGGCGAACAGATCTCGCTGACACCGCTCGAGTTCGACCTACTGGTGGCGCTGGCACGCAAACCGCGGCAGGTGTTTACTCGTGATGTGCTGCTCGAACAGGTGTGGGGATACCGGCACCCCGCAGACACCCGTTTGGTGAACGTGCATGTCCAACGCCTGCGGGCCAAGGTCGAGAAGGACCCGGAGAACCCCCAGGTGGTGCTGACTGTTCGAGGAGTGGGATACAAGGCCGGACCCCCGTGA
- the mtrB gene encoding MtrAB system histidine kinase MtrB codes for MIFSSRRRIHRRSAPLVRGLGALGRALSLAWRRSLQLRVVSLTLGLSLAVILVLGFVLTSQITDRILEVKVRAATEEIDRARSTVSGIVGGEETRSLDSSLQLARNTLIDRTAETDPGLAGTFDAVLLVPGDGPRAATAAGPVQQVPNALREFVKAGQVSYQYATVHTDTFSGPALIVGSPTSSPVTNLELYLIFPLNNEESTIALVRGTMATGAVVLLGLLAAIALLVARQIVLPVRSASRIAERFAEGHLTERMPVRGEDDMARLAMSFNDMAESLHRQITQLEEFGNLQRRFTSDVSHELRTPLTTVRMAADLIHDHSEDLDPALRRSIELMVSELDRFETLLSDLLEISRHDAGVAELSVESVDLRSTVQSALDNVGHLAQDADVELIVDMPPREVIAEVDPRRVERILRNLIANAIDHAERKPVRIRMAADADTVAVTVRDYGVGLRPGEEKLVFSRFWRSDPSRVRRSGGTGLGLAISIEDARLHQGRLEAWGEPGKGACFRLTLPLVRGHKVTASPLPMKPVAPEVPSRRAPDREPAQESV; via the coding sequence GTGATCTTCAGCTCGAGGCGACGAATCCATCGTCGATCGGCACCGCTGGTACGTGGGCTGGGCGCGCTGGGTCGGGCGTTGAGCCTTGCCTGGCGGCGCTCCCTGCAGCTGCGCGTGGTGTCGTTGACGCTCGGCCTGTCGCTGGCGGTCATCCTGGTGCTCGGCTTCGTGCTGACCAGCCAGATCACCGACCGTATCCTCGAGGTGAAGGTGCGCGCCGCCACCGAGGAGATCGATCGGGCCCGCTCCACGGTCAGCGGCATCGTCGGGGGCGAGGAAACCCGATCGCTCGACAGCAGCCTGCAGCTCGCGCGCAATACCCTGATCGACCGCACCGCCGAGACCGACCCCGGGCTGGCGGGCACTTTCGACGCCGTTCTGTTGGTGCCCGGGGACGGCCCGCGAGCGGCGACCGCGGCTGGTCCCGTCCAGCAGGTGCCCAACGCGCTGCGCGAGTTCGTCAAGGCCGGCCAGGTGAGCTACCAGTACGCGACCGTGCACACCGACACCTTCTCGGGACCGGCGCTGATCGTCGGCAGCCCGACGTCCTCGCCGGTGACGAACCTGGAGCTGTACCTGATCTTCCCGTTGAACAATGAGGAATCCACGATCGCGTTGGTGCGCGGCACGATGGCCACCGGCGCGGTGGTGCTGCTCGGCCTGCTCGCCGCGATCGCATTGCTGGTCGCACGCCAGATCGTGTTGCCGGTGCGGTCTGCGTCGCGGATCGCCGAGCGGTTCGCCGAAGGGCATCTCACCGAGCGCATGCCGGTGCGCGGCGAGGACGACATGGCCCGCCTCGCCATGTCGTTCAACGACATGGCCGAGAGCCTGCACCGCCAGATCACCCAACTGGAGGAGTTCGGCAATCTGCAGCGCCGGTTCACTTCCGACGTCAGCCATGAGCTGCGCACTCCGCTGACGACGGTGCGCATGGCCGCCGACCTGATCCACGACCACAGCGAGGACCTCGACCCCGCGCTGCGCCGGTCCATCGAGCTGATGGTCAGTGAGCTCGACCGATTCGAAACGCTGCTCAGCGACCTGCTCGAGATCTCGCGCCACGACGCCGGCGTCGCCGAACTGTCCGTCGAGTCGGTCGACCTCCGATCGACGGTGCAGAGCGCGCTGGACAATGTCGGGCACCTCGCTCAGGATGCCGACGTCGAGCTCATCGTCGACATGCCCCCGCGGGAAGTCATCGCCGAGGTCGATCCGCGGCGCGTCGAGCGCATCCTGCGAAACCTCATCGCCAACGCCATCGACCACGCCGAGCGCAAGCCGGTCCGGATCCGGATGGCCGCCGATGCGGACACCGTCGCGGTCACCGTCCGCGATTACGGCGTCGGACTGCGGCCGGGCGAGGAGAAGCTGGTCTTCAGCCGGTTCTGGCGGTCGGATCCGTCGCGGGTACGGCGGTCCGGCGGCACCGGTCTCGGCTTGGCGATCAGCATCGAGGACGCCCGCCTGCACCAGGGCAGGCTGGAAGCCTGGGGCGAGCCGGGCAAGGGCGCGTGCTTCCGCCTCACGCTGCCGCTCGTCCGGGGGCACAAGGTGACGGCAAGTCCGCTGCCCATGAAACCTGTTGCTCCCGAGGTGCCGTCGCGACGCGCCCCCGACCGCGAACCCGCCCAGGAGTCCGTGTGA